From the genome of Candidatus Methylomirabilota bacterium, one region includes:
- a CDS encoding LLM class flavin-dependent oxidoreductase, whose translation MKIRIGVGAAGASSTPEALAELATGLDELGFDSLWLSEVLTGPVVDPVVGLAWVGASNPRVKLGTTMLLPGRHVLRLAKQLASLDVLCRGRLLVTLVPGLTYAPEREAIGVEPKRRGAFIDEALPILRRLWAGETVSHDGPTGSFRDVKLSPLPVQQPLEVWLGGTVPAALERCGRLSDGWLPSLCTPEEAAAGRVVIEEAAARAGRSISPEHFGVSIGYARAPIDPATARVMTARRPRALELTPVGLPALRQLIERFIGVGFSKFVVRPVTPPVSWRAELEALSAAVGDLQT comes from the coding sequence ATGAAGATCCGCATCGGAGTGGGGGCCGCCGGCGCGTCCTCGACGCCCGAGGCGCTGGCCGAGCTCGCGACGGGACTCGACGAGCTGGGGTTCGACTCTCTCTGGCTTTCCGAGGTGCTGACCGGTCCCGTGGTCGATCCCGTGGTGGGGCTTGCCTGGGTGGGGGCGAGCAATCCGCGGGTAAAGCTCGGGACGACGATGCTCTTGCCGGGACGCCACGTGCTCCGGCTCGCCAAGCAGCTCGCGAGCCTGGACGTGCTGTGCAGGGGCCGGCTGCTGGTCACGCTGGTTCCCGGGCTCACGTACGCCCCGGAGCGCGAGGCCATCGGCGTCGAGCCCAAGCGCCGCGGCGCCTTCATCGATGAGGCGCTGCCGATCTTGCGGCGCTTGTGGGCGGGCGAGACGGTGAGCCACGACGGCCCCACCGGCAGCTTCCGTGACGTCAAGCTCTCGCCGCTACCGGTCCAGCAGCCGCTCGAAGTCTGGCTGGGCGGCACGGTACCCGCCGCCCTCGAACGCTGCGGGCGATTGTCGGACGGGTGGCTGCCGTCGCTGTGCACGCCCGAAGAGGCGGCCGCGGGACGCGTGGTGATCGAGGAAGCGGCGGCCCGGGCCGGCCGGTCGATCAGCCCGGAGCACTTCGGCGTGAGCATCGGCTACGCCCGCGCGCCCATCGACCCGGCCACCGCGCGCGTGATGACGGCCCGGCGCCCCCGCGCCCTCGAGCTCACGCCGGTAGGGTTGCCGGCGCTGCGCCAGCTCATCGAGCGCTTCATCGGCGTTGGCTTCTCGAAGTTCGTCGTGCGTCCGGTCACGCCGCCCGTATCCTGGCGCGCCGAGCTCGAAGCCCTGTCCGCGGCGGTGGGTGACCTCCAGACCTGA
- a CDS encoding ABC transporter substrate-binding protein, whose protein sequence is MNVSLAGSTLALLALLAAPLSLTPAAAQTDPARTPLAAPVKVKQGMANVPALSPLWLLPEQAAKYNIQVEQVLFQRFADERTALASGDLDIAAFGPQDITLGLGQGAKSMIGVAGIGSGNDCLLVRKGEDIKEWAGLGARTIGVGAGSISWLKFAASVQENGLDYGKLRIINIVGGGGNYLKSLQGKEIDMAVVWHPFCAQGITEGWAQYPTITHNGSKTVGGLIAVLAVNRGFMEKHREATQRLVSAYVDVVKIAQADPQRFAKIYGEKAGLPEPVASEAIRYTRFDVSLPLESIKRISKFLFDNGVIAREVSGEIGQYYTYEFLARATGRSPVDLGQNK, encoded by the coding sequence ATGAACGTCTCGCTTGCCGGCTCGACGCTCGCGCTGCTCGCGCTCCTGGCCGCTCCCCTGTCGTTGACTCCTGCCGCGGCGCAGACGGACCCCGCGCGGACACCGCTGGCCGCGCCCGTCAAGGTGAAGCAGGGCATGGCGAATGTGCCCGCCCTGTCACCGCTCTGGCTCCTGCCCGAGCAGGCGGCCAAATACAACATCCAGGTCGAGCAGGTGCTCTTCCAGCGTTTCGCGGACGAGCGCACGGCCCTGGCCTCGGGTGATCTCGACATTGCCGCCTTCGGCCCGCAGGACATCACGCTCGGCCTGGGGCAGGGCGCCAAGTCCATGATCGGGGTGGCGGGCATCGGCTCAGGCAACGACTGCCTGCTCGTCCGCAAGGGCGAGGACATCAAGGAGTGGGCGGGTCTCGGCGCCAGGACGATCGGGGTGGGGGCCGGCTCCATCTCGTGGCTCAAGTTCGCGGCGTCGGTCCAGGAGAACGGGCTCGACTACGGCAAGCTCCGCATCATCAACATCGTGGGGGGCGGTGGCAACTATCTCAAGTCCCTCCAGGGCAAGGAGATCGACATGGCCGTGGTCTGGCACCCGTTCTGCGCCCAGGGCATCACGGAGGGCTGGGCGCAGTACCCGACCATCACCCACAACGGCTCGAAGACCGTGGGTGGGCTCATCGCCGTCCTTGCCGTCAACCGGGGGTTCATGGAGAAGCATCGCGAGGCGACGCAGCGGCTGGTGTCCGCCTACGTGGACGTGGTGAAGATCGCCCAGGCCGACCCGCAGCGCTTCGCCAAGATCTACGGGGAGAAGGCCGGGCTGCCCGAGCCCGTCGCCAGCGAGGCCATCCGCTACACTCGCTTCGACGTGTCGCTGCCCCTCGAGTCGATCAAGCGCATCTCCAAGTTTCTCTTCGACAACGGCGTCATCGCCCGCGAGGTCTCGGGCGAAATAGGGCAGTACTACACGTACGAGTTTCTCGCGCGCGCCACCGGGCGCAGTCCCGTCGACCTCGGGCAGAACAAGTAG
- a CDS encoding ABC transporter permease yields the protein MSGRRIPWFLILPILLLGVWHLVVEQRWVTEGIIPAPAQVLESWRRWIFGAPTKSLSPYSGTWVANVLYSGRRVLEGFALAALVAIPLGIFVGWNRLVARLVDPSIQLLRPVPITAWLPFAIAVFGIYDASALFLIGLGSFYPIVVNTAHGVRDTDLLLLRAARMLGAGERTVLLKVVLPSALPSIFTGLRLGVGVAWTAVIVAEMIAVKSGLGYVLWDAYYVGRMDICVATMFSVGLLGFVSDQIILRASQVALRWRTLERHA from the coding sequence ATGAGCGGCCGGCGCATTCCCTGGTTCCTCATCTTGCCCATCCTGCTGCTCGGCGTGTGGCACCTTGTCGTCGAGCAGCGGTGGGTGACCGAGGGGATCATCCCGGCCCCGGCCCAGGTGCTGGAATCCTGGCGTCGGTGGATCTTCGGCGCGCCGACCAAGTCGCTCTCGCCCTACTCGGGCACCTGGGTCGCCAACGTGCTCTACTCGGGGCGCCGGGTCCTGGAGGGCTTCGCTCTCGCCGCGCTCGTGGCCATTCCCCTCGGCATCTTCGTGGGCTGGAATCGCCTGGTGGCGCGACTGGTGGATCCCTCGATCCAGCTCCTGCGCCCGGTCCCCATCACGGCCTGGCTGCCCTTCGCCATCGCCGTCTTCGGCATCTACGACGCCAGCGCCCTCTTCCTGATCGGGCTGGGGTCCTTCTACCCCATCGTGGTCAACACCGCCCACGGCGTGCGCGATACCGATCTTCTGCTCCTCCGCGCCGCGCGCATGCTGGGGGCGGGCGAGCGGACCGTTCTCCTGAAAGTCGTCCTGCCCTCGGCCCTGCCGTCCATCTTCACGGGCCTGCGCCTCGGCGTCGGGGTGGCGTGGACGGCGGTCATCGTCGCCGAGATGATCGCGGTCAAGTCCGGCCTGGGGTACGTCCTCTGGGACGCGTACTACGTCGGACGGATGGACATCTGCGTGGCCACGATGTTCTCCGTGGGGCTCCTCGGCTTCGTCTCCGATCAGATCATCCTCCGAGCCTCCCAGGTGGCGCTGCGCTGGCGGACGCTCGAGCGGCATGCCTGA